TTTAGATACATGTATTAATGATTCTGATGTTTACATTTtatggttttaaattttaattatcctACTGTTATTGAAATCCAATGTATTGAATTTTTATCAGTGatctgataaaattaaaaagcacTTGTTTGTCATGTTTTTAGCCGGTTCAAacactaaattaatataaatttttatttcaagcactaaattgtcattttaaaaaagttaagaCACCAAATTGTAGTTATCCTTTTTCTCTTTGATTTCGGTAAGTTCAGATAGAAAGTCGGTTGAAAATTACAAAATGCTCCTTTAGTTATCATTTTTCATCAGCTCAGCTCAGatcacaaaaaaatcaaaatcaaaatatatttcctGATCAATGGAGGCAACAAAAGAGCAAGAATCGGCCGGATTACTAAGCAAGATCCTCCCACCGCGTCTGGAAGACGCCGGCCTCGAAGACTGTGCATTACCACCGGATTCCATCAAAGAAGCTTTCCTCAAAGCCGCCTCCGCCGTCAAGTCACGGGCGACTTCCGTCTTCACTTCCGATAGCGAAGATGAAGGCACCGACTGCGTGCAAGATCCTTGGCCTGATAAAGCTAACGAATCATCGGATGACGTCATCGGCGGTAATCCACCGGAATCTGCTGCGCCGGACAGTTTGGTTGGAGTAGAGAGTGGGAAGGAGGCGCCGGGACCTTGTGTGGTGGAGAAAGGTGGAGGTGACGTGGAGGGCGGTGATAGAGTGGTGGTTGGTGGTGGTGATGTGGAGGAGAGAGAGGAAGATAATGGGTGTGTTGTTGATGGGTTAAAAGGGTTAAAGATCGGTGTCGGAGAAACTGGCGGTGACGAcgtggaggaggaggaggaaggtGAGAGGCCAATATTAACTGAaggttttgtttaatttatttttaaagaaaattatgtttttagtCTTTAATTGTTAGTTTGTATATATGAGTTAGTTATGGTTGTTTCCTTGTTGTAATTGTAACACTTCGAAATTTCTGTAGTCTCGAGTTAAATGAAAGTTTCAGtttgttaattaattatgtCTTAGATTGGTATTGTTGTGTGAAAGAACTATGTTCAAACTTCTATTAACTAAGCTTGTTTAGATGTTTTTTCAGTAGTAGTTAAATTCCTTTTTTTCATAATTAGAAATGTTATTATGGTTTTTAGTAGTAGGACTATTGATAATGCTAAGGAACAAAGTGCtgcaattttgtaaaaaatcaGTCAGTTCTGAACATAAGTAGGCCTAGTTGGAGAATGATTAAAGAAAGGAAGCGGGGTTTCTGAAGGAGTACGGAATTCGATTACACTTGGAGTTGGGTTATTTGAATATGCAGAGTGTTACGCTAAAAATATCAATACGGATAACAGCTTTACTGGTTCTGGTTTTGAGACACCAAATTAGTGCTTCATATTATTCCATCTTGGCTTCCTTTTGAGGATGTGAGGAAGGGAGTTCTAGTAGAAGGGAATATGGCCATGCAGAAGAAATTTGCGGAAAGCCAGAGACTGTTGGCCGTGAAATTTATGATCAACAATACTGTGTTGGGTTTGAGGTTTGCGGTTTCAGTTCATACGGGCATCAATTGGATAAAAATGTGTGTTAGCCTTGTTCATTTTATCGTTCAGTTGCTAGACCTGAATTTTGATCTACTCGGACTACTCCTAAAGTCTTAAGCAGATATTGGAAATGTAACTGCTCTTTTGAGAAGAATTTGGTTTGCTATGCTGATTAGAATATCCAAGAAAAAGCAAGACTTCACATCATACATACATTCTAATATAAAGAGACGCTGCTGGTCAAGAAGATACGTGTTACTTAGTTAAATTTCTTAGTTGTTGAAGTCGCTGATAAGAAACTAGTGTCTTATTGATAACCGGAACCAATGTTTGGCATCAGAAACAAAATGAATTGACCTAAAAAATTTATACTGGTGTAGTGTCTGATTTCTTTAATCAGAATTGATCAATCCTTAAATTGGATGCTTATGTTTTTAGTCCCTGGTAATTTGAAAAGCTACAGTGGAAACCATACATGCTTATCAGTATGAGCTTGTGTGAGAAGAATGATCTGATCATGTGGCATGGAATGCAGTTGGTTAAGGACTCCATTCAACTCAAAATCAAATATGAGGCTAGACTACTTTTTAAGTTTGAAGAAGATTGGCAAAGGTACTTATTTTATTCCTAATTATTGAAATGCATCATTCATGTTCATATGTAGAAGAACATTTTTCTTTCTATGCTTTTGATTGGTTGGTATTTGGTAGTAATAGCGAAGATCCTGTCTGCCAGATAATCTCTCTTAGAgagttgattttaaaatttgcagATTATAAAATGGACATATCACGTCTTAATCTTATTACTAGTAGCTAAGATGTCGATCCTGTGATGTGTCATGCAATTGGTTCTTTTAATTGAAATCAAACCTCCGAGAAGGAAGCTTTAAAAGATTATGTAATGGGAACATGATGTGTAAAGTTGAAAAAGCAAACGAGTCTTCTTGTCTGTATATCTACTATTTGATGTTATAATACAGTAATACTAATGGTGTAAGCTTGTTTGAGAAGCCTTGTGCTACTGGACGGCTTAAGTTCTTGAGAAGCCATAATTGACTCTTTGTATTTTACTGGCTATGTTGTCTTCTTGCCAAAAGCTGGGCCATGTAATAATTTTGTATTGTATGCATGATCTGCTTCATTTGGTATCCATAATCTCTGCATTGTTGCCATTAAATTTCTCAAGTACTCAAGATGGGTTATGGAACAAGTCTTATAAGCATTAGTCACTTTATTATCTGGAAAACCAGATCTTTGGTAGTTCCCTTTTCCTCCTAACTATTAATGTTAGTCCTGAATTTTATCTCTGGACCACATATTCATCGTTTAAAATTAAGTATCATTGAAAGTATATGGTTTTTGTTCGACTTGCTAGTTGCCATAACTAGCATTAACTATGTCATGTGTGTATCACAAGAATGAATtatgtttttcatatttaacaAGTTTTCTGTGTAAAATGTCTTACCAATCTACAATCCTACATTTGTttaatttggattaaattcATAGTTGACTAATTCAAATACTGCGATGCTACGTCAAGTACCATCCTGGGGAATCTAAGGTATTCATGACTCCGTCCAGAGACATGATATATGCAAGTTACTTCTGTGTATAATATGTCATGACTCATGACTCATGAGTATGGTCACCACACAAAGGATTTAGAATAATAGTCCATCTATTTTGAGTATGAGAAAAGAATGCAAGGGATAGCCAAAATTGCCAAGCTTGTGGCTGTACAAGATATATGCAAGTCCATACTTTCACATCACATCTACTGTAATACATTTTACTATGGTGCATTTTGAATGTTAATCATATAGTGAGTTGTTCTTGTATGCAATTgatttatcaattcatttagttCCATTACTGTAGGAACTTTGTCGTTTCTTTTCTTGGcgttgaaaatgatttttttacctTGTGTGAATTCATATTCTAAAAGCTTCAAGGAAACTACTTCCCTTAAAGAGTTCCCTTATATGTCACgttcattcaatttattttttatgccTCACACATGGACTACAAAGAGACTTTTTAGAGGAGAAAGGTAGGAAAAGAGAAGAGCGGTATTTTTTCAATTTGCTATTAGTTTATCAACTCCAGCCTTAGGTGATTTGTCAGAGGTGGGCTTTTCTGATTTTGTTAGGAGTCAGACTCCTGGAATATCAAACCTGCTTCAGATAAGTATTTACTAGTTACCATGAGTAGCATACGCTATTATAATAAGCTTAAAAGATGAGAAAGAATTACGTTGTAGAACTTAGATTGGAGTGTTATTTTAAGAGTTTTATGTCAACGAATTTTTGATACTGAAAAAGTGAGGATTAAGAAATTTCGATGTCCAAGATTATGTCAACAAGGTGGGGCATGATCTTTTTTGGAGCGATTTTAAGTAGTTTTGTTGTTGCAGCTCTATTATTACTGATTCTTTTAGCTGAGCCAAGATTGAAGCAAGAATGCTGGGAGTATAAAAGGCCTGAAGATGTTGAGCTCCAACATGTAATGCGGGCAACAAATTTCTTTTACCGAAGAGGGCAAATGGGTTATAAACATGTTTGGCCGGTAATTCAGTATTTCACAACCTTCTTTTTTACATATAGGACCTGTTTGAGATTGCTGTTTGGTATCAAAAGTGGTGCTTTTAGATTTTTCTGAGttaatggtttgatttttaaaaaaattataaattccaaACAGACTTTTTGAAACAGCATCTATTTACGCTCTTTTCTCAAACAGCAGTTTCGGAAGTCCAAAAAtagattttctttttcaaaaggTGATTTTAGTATCCGCACAGACTCTGGAAATAGTTCAATATTATTAACCTTTTCATTCCAGTGCTTTGATTCTATTTTTGTGCATGCATATGGTGATTTCTTTGACGCAACTGAATCTGATGGTGTTATTTGGAGTTAACACTTTGCAGCAACTGAGATTTGGCTGGAAAGTTGTGGTTGGTAGCATAATTGGATTCTTTGGTGCAGCATGTGGGAGTGTGGGAGGTGTTGGCGGGGGTGGCATTTTTGTTCCTATGCTTACCCTGGTTATTGGTTTTGATGCAAAATCGTCAACAGCTTTATCGAAATGTAAGAAAAAGTTTACCATTTTAtgaagattaaaattaaaatttatcaaaatagcGCACTTCATCAAAATGTAAGAATGTTAGGTAAATTCatcaaaatttaagaattttaaaatttaccatTTTGGTTTGGTAATTAAGAGACTGTAtggtttgatttaaaatttctataaaattcttcagaattttttatttttttagaattctAACACTTCATGGCTTCAACTGTTAGATAATAGTTTTGTTAACATATATATCTCAAGATGTGGTTTCCGTTGGTTTATTCAGGTATGATTACAGGAGCAGCAGCTGCTACAGTTTACTACAATCTAAAGCTAAGACATCCTACACTTGAATTGCCTATCATTGACTATGATCTAGCACTTCTATTTCAGCCGATGTTGGTTCTAGGAATTAGCCTGGGAGTTGCTCTCAATGTGATTTTTGCAGACTGGACAATAACAATATTGTTAATCATCCTTTTTATTGGTAttgtaattttttgaaattttgtccATTGTTATTCTTGGTCTATCTTCTTGATCATCTGATGTATCCTGCAGTGACATCAACCAAGGCATTCCTTAAGGGTGTTGAAACATGGAAAAAGGAAACTAGCCTGAAAAAGGTCCGCTAAAGCCCTATGACTCGATAAGCTTGAATTATTGGTATTTTAAATTGATCCATTTCCGCTGCTcacttatttgaacttttttggtCTACATTTGTAGGAGGCTGCTGGACGCTTGGAATATGAGGGTTAGATATCTAGGAGACTAAAGTTGTACTTGTACTTGCTAATCTTTTTCTTCCCCGTCTGTTGTCTTTGCTAAGCTCTCATTATCAGAAAATACAATTGAAGAGGTCGAGGAAAATCTTGCTGTAGGAGGCTCCAATGCTGCTGCTCAAGGACAACAAATTGAGTTTAAAAGAGAGGAGGTAAGAATCTTTGCAGCCTGGATTTCATTTACTACTGGTTTTTCAGGACTGATTCTGTGATCTTATCAGGTCTCTATTATGGAGAATGTTTGCTGGAAGGAACTTGGAATTCTTATTGCTGTGTGGTTGATTATTCTTGCTTTGCAGATTGGCAAGGTTTTATCCGCTTCTTGCTATTTATCGACTGTTCGATTTCAGGTCTCATGAGCTGGACTGATTAGAAATATTCCCTGTTTAGTACAGAATTACTCAGCAACCTGTTCAGCAGTATATTGGGTATTAAACATATCACAGGTATCTTCAGCACAATAATTAAACGATAAATGACGTGAATATTCCTGAAATTCTTTAAAGTCCTTCTTTGTAGACACTCGGGATGGTTGCTATGCTTTTTGTATTGCCTTTCAGATCCCTGTAGCTGTTAGTGTGACTGGATATGAAGCAATTAGCCTGTACAAAGGGCGGAGGAGGATTGCATCTAGGGGAGAAGCAAGTACAGACTGGCGAATCCACCAACTTGTTTCCTATTGTGCCATTGGTGTATTGGCTGGTATAGTTGGTGGGATGCTTGGACTTGGTGGTGGATTCATTTTAGGTCCTCTTTTTCTGGAGATGGGAGTCCCTCCTCAGGTGTGATTGCCTTTCCTTTCTTCATTAGATATTTTTTCTAAAGGAAATGATTTGATTACTTTTCCTTGTGCTAAAGTAAACCTTGACTTAACGCCTGACAAACGTGTTATCCACTTCTAAGCAGGTGTCGAGTGCCACAGCCACATTTGTTATGACTTTCTCTGCTTCTATGTCTGTCGTAGAGTATTACCTCCTAAAGCGTTTTCCTGTCCCTTATGGTAATTTACATAGCCAACAAAATGCAAATATGATGAAACTATTTCCTCAACTAactatgttttatttttaaacagcTCTTTACCTTTTTGCTGTGGCTATTGTTGCTGCTTTTGTGGGCCAATACGTGGTGAGAAAGCTGATTAGCATATTAGGAAGGGCATCCTTGATAATCTTCATTCTAGCCTTCACAATCTTTGTGAGTGCAATATCATTAGGTATGCACACGCGAACATATATATAGACTACTCTTTATGTTGagattttcataaaaaaactgCATATATTGTTATTATCAGTATTGAATCCTTTTATTTCGCCTCAACCAGGCGGTGTTGGCATAGCGCGGGCAGTTAGAAAGATGGAGAGAAAGGAATACATGGGATTTGAAAACTTATGTTCTTATGAAGCTTAGTACCTTCTTCTATTTTCATTGTCCCAAAATTCTTGAATAGCCTATTCTACACTGGCTGGAGTATCTTCTAATTTTTAGTTTAGCATTTCTTATCCCGTAGGATGAATTATTGGCTGTGCTCTTAGCAATTGCAGAACCAGGATTCTGAAAAGAAGTTAAGCCTAATAATGTGTCATTCggctattttttatttaaaaagattcgttcatcaattttttacaaaaaaaatagaagaatcTGTATGTcgtttaattaacttaattttttttactaaacgGCAAGTTTggtccaaaaaaaaattaaataaacaaatggttgaaaaaaaaaaagatttattgAAGAAGATATAGAAGATAGCGGGCTATTAAGATTTTATCCCTGTTTTTGGTTAATGAAAAGGCCAATATTTGGTAATGAAAGGGCCTAATCTACATGTTTGGCCAATGTTTGGttattcaaacaaacaataTACCAAATGAATACCAATGTTTGGTAATGAAAAAATTAGTTGCGACCCTGAGTTGAAGCTTACAGCAGGGACAACCATGGGGGAATCAGAGGGGGGCGAAGGTCGGGCACTCATCCCCGACTCTTGGAGCCTCGCCACCCCCCCTGATTCCGCCCCTGGCTCTTAGAAACATTTATAGTAATATAGTTGCGCCTTGTCATCTGAAACTTTAGGCCTAGTTGATAAGACTTGAAGCCTTAATTTCTTCCAACGTGGGGCTTGTAAAGCACAAACCTATGTTTTTAAATGCTGATAATTTTCCATCCGTTTCtctattttattctttaataaaCTCAACATGGGTAATTTACATATTTCTTAGCATACTTTGGAATAGtctatctatcatgtataaagaTCTTGTTGTCTGATTAATGCTGGCAAAGATCATAATTTGACCCAGTGATTAAAGAACCGGACCGGCTGGTTCAACCGGCCGGCTGCCCGGCCCAACAAACCCAAATAATTGGAAATCCAGTCTAATCGGATATACCAGAAGGACCGGACTGAACCGGCGGTTGAACCTGATGATCTAGAGGTTGGGCCATGAACCACGCAAGCTAGGTCCAATTTCTTACAATTTTACTCAATTGGTTCAACCAGGAGCTAGAAACCGGTAGCCACACCGGTTCGAccattggtttggtttttataaaATTGGTTTAACCAACCTCATCCGTGCTGTGATACAtaagcaagaaaagaaaaataacacATTGGCATAACTCGACTACAAATTAGGCAGGCCATCCCAACCCTGAAAATGTTATTATATGAcacttaattaattgtttttcttgtaTGCAATTAGCACTTAGAATAAGGtgcattaaattttaatgtggCATTGACTAAGTGACAAATATGCGGAAAGATGTTGTGCAAATCAATGGAATCTTTAGTTTCTGGAGATTCTGCAAGTCATGTTGTTAAAATAAAACTGTAGTAGTTTTGAAGACATTTTGTGATGGCCATATACATGCTTTATTTATTGAAATCTAAAACGTGCAGAGTCAAATTCGATTTTGTTGTGGAAATTGCTGCTATGGTatta
This window of the Mercurialis annua linkage group LG5, ddMerAnnu1.2, whole genome shotgun sequence genome carries:
- the LOC126682397 gene encoding uncharacterized protein LOC126682397, producing the protein MEATKEQESAGLLSKILPPRLEDAGLEDCALPPDSIKEAFLKAASAVKSRATSVFTSDSEDEGTDCVQDPWPDKANESSDDVIGGNPPESAAPDSLVGVESGKEAPGPCVVEKGGGDVEGGDRVVVGGGDVEEREEDNGCVVDGLKGLKIGVGETGGDDVEEEEEGERPILTEGFV
- the LOC126680276 gene encoding sulfite exporter TauE/SafE family protein 3-like — translated: MSKIMSTRWGMIFFGAILSSFVVAALLLLILLAEPRLKQECWEYKRPEDVELQHVMRATNFFYRRGQMGYKHVWPQLRFGWKVVVGSIIGFFGAACGSVGGVGGGGIFVPMLTLVIGFDAKSSTALSKCMITGAAAATVYYNLKLRHPTLELPIIDYDLALLFQPMLVLGISLGVALNVIFADWTITILLIILFIVTSTKAFLKGVETWKKETSLKKEAAGRLEYEENTIEEVEENLAVGGSNAAAQGQQIEFKREEVSIMENVCWKELGILIAVWLIILALQIGKNYSATCSAVYWVLNISQIPVAVSVTGYEAISLYKGRRRIASRGEASTDWRIHQLVSYCAIGVLAGIVGGMLGLGGGFILGPLFLEMGVPPQVSSATATFVMTFSASMSVVEYYLLKRFPVPYALYLFAVAIVAAFVGQYVVRKLISILGRASLIIFILAFTIFVSAISLGGVGIARAVRKMERKEYMGFENLCSYEA